The nucleotide sequence GGGATGTCAGGCGGCAGATAGCAAAAGTATCGGGGACTGAGGCATTTAATGACAGGGATCCGATATGGCATCTTGATGAATCATTCTGCCAGACATTTGATCTGGCGGGTCAGAAAAGAGCCATGGAGTCAGACAGATCAGGGGAAAATAAAAAGTCTGGCGGAGAAAAGAGAGAAGAGACCAATGAGGGGGAATCATTTCTAAACAAAGATTCCAGGACAGATTTTAATAATAAATATGAACCGAGAAAGGAAGAAAACGAGCCGCAGGTCAGGGGCTTTGCAGAGACAGCATTTAAAAGGGGACAGCTTTCATCTGCAGTAGTTGCCGGCACTGCAAAGACTATGTTTTTCTCCTGTCTTAACCGTACAGTCGGACAGCAGGACGCAAAGAACCGTAAGGAAAGAAAATTATTTCAGAAAGAATCGCTGCATAGAAAAGTTCCGGGTAATGACGGGGCGAAATTGATCGTAAACCGTGGTGAGGCAGAGTCGGCAGTAGGTCTTGTGGTGGATTCGCTTAAGGATGCCAGATGGACACTCAAAAGCATGCAGGATATCGCTGAGGGCAGGATGGGTGCAGCCGGAGCTGAAACCTACAGGAAACAGTATCCATTTCTGACAGACAGTGGTGAAAGGGCTCTGATAGCAGAATACAGGGATAAGCTCGAAGGGGCTGTATCCTTAAAGGAAAAACAGGCACTGAATTCCGGGATCATCAAGCTTCAGCATGTGATAGAAAAGAAAGAGCAGATGAAAAGGCGCTTTCTTGAACACCTAAAAAAACTTCAGTTTGATGCACTGACAGCAGAGCAGATGTTTTTATCAGAGGATTTTTTAAGCAGTGTTTATGAGGCGGATGAACCATCAGAGGCTCCGGATGACGCAGATAACAATGATGATGGAGAGTAACTGTTCAGGGTAGCTTAATCTAATGACATTGGTACCTGAACAGTTACGATGGAGATATAGATCCGAAAGAAAGCTGATCATGGCGGAATTTGACAGAGAAGATCTTAAAGATAAAGGCAAAGGGGAAAAGACCGGGGAAGGCACCGGAAAAAAAGAGATAAACAGCAGCTTTTCCGGGGAAGGATTCAGTCTGCAGAATCTTGTTGGTAGCCTGCAGAACGATCCTCAAGTCATAAGGCACTTATCTTTTGAAAAAATCAGCGAAATAGCAGAAATAATAGGAAATCAGCAGCTTGCAGCCATACTGGGAGGCGGCGGGCCATTACTTAGAAAAGGTGATTTCCATCCGTCCGCAGGGGAGACAGATATAAATGATATTTCAACTGAAACGCCCGAACTCATTGAGCTGGGATGAAAATGATGCAGAAAAGGAATTGAAATATCTTTTAGAATACAATGGCTATAGTTTTGCAGGGGAAAATGGTCATTACAGCCTTAAATTCAGAGATAACGGGAATATCTGGACCAGCGAATTTGAGATTTTGGAGGAAAAAATACTTATATGGGGGATATATCCCTTTGAATGCAGAAATCAGGAACGGGGGCTGGAATTTTGCAACGCCTCCAATTTACAAACGGTCATGGGGGCTTTTTCCATATATAAAGCCCATTTGACATATCGCACTACTGCGGATCTTTTTGATGCTTACAGTTCGTATGAATGTCTGGCGCGTGCTCTTGAATACAACGCCAACGTTATCATTCATTTCTGGAGCAGGGCGTCAGAAGCATCTTTTGGCAGTTAAACATTTTTTCATCCACAGGGAAGGAGGATTGTTCCCACACGATCGAGGGGGACAGAGAAAAGCATGGCAGAGTATTTACATCCGGGCGTATATACCGAAGAATACGATTCCGGTCCGGTACCGATGCAGGGGGTGAGCACTAGTACGGCAGGCTTCATTGGTTTGGCGGAGCGTGGTCCTGTCATTGGTGCACCACAGTTTGTAACCAGTTTTGCTGATTACAAGAGGATTTACGGCAGCTATCTCAGTGATACAAAATATGGGGATGCAAGATATCTTCCATATGCTGTTGAGCAGTTCTTTGTAAACGGTGGCTCAAGGGCATATATCATGAGGGTTGCGCCTGATGATGCAAAAGCTTCATCCGGAGCACTCGGATGTCTTAATATTGAAGCTGCAAGCCCCGGTGAGTGGGGAGACAGGCTGGTCGTTACTGCTGTACCTTCATCAAAGGCCAGAACACAGGTTTACAGCGTAAGCGGCTCAGAGCTTACAGTAAAGCATCCTGACGGATTTAATCCGGGAGACGTTGTAGAGCTTTTCGACGGAAAATCAAGGGCATATTCGACAGTCAAGAGCGTAATAGATAAGACTGTTACTCTTGACAGCCCACCATCACTTGATATAGCTGACAAGGCGCTTGTTACGCAGAAATATATGCGTACCATGGAAATTACCGTAACCGCAAAGCTTGATGATGCGGTTGAAACCTTTGAAAACGTGTGCCTGAATACCTTTGCGACAAACTATATCGGAATCAGGTCGGAAAAGTCAGATCTTGTACGTTTCACCGTGAAACAGGGCGGAGCAGCTGCTGCACCGGCTCAGCCTCCGAAAGACAATAAAGACGCAAAGGATGGCAAGGACAAGGACGGAAAAGACAAGTCAGCACCGGCACCTGCACCTGCTGCCGCAGCCGGCGGAACACAGACACCTTTCGCACAGATAGGTGGAAACGGAAGCTCCATATCCGTTACTCTTTCGGGCGGTTCGGAAGGCTCCGTAGGAAAGGTTACGGCTGATGTTTATGTAGGTACTGACAATGGACCCGGAAAACGTACAGGACTTCAGGCATTTATA is from Lachnospiraceae bacterium C1.1 and encodes:
- a CDS encoding phage tail sheath family protein translates to MAEYLHPGVYTEEYDSGPVPMQGVSTSTAGFIGLAERGPVIGAPQFVTSFADYKRIYGSYLSDTKYGDARYLPYAVEQFFVNGGSRAYIMRVAPDDAKASSGALGCLNIEAASPGEWGDRLVVTAVPSSKARTQVYSVSGSELTVKHPDGFNPGDVVELFDGKSRAYSTVKSVIDKTVTLDSPPSLDIADKALVTQKYMRTMEITVTAKLDDAVETFENVCLNTFATNYIGIRSEKSDLVRFTVKQGGAAAAPAQPPKDNKDAKDGKDKDGKDKSAPAPAPAAAAGGTQTPFAQIGGNGSSISVTLSGGSEGSVGKVTADVYVGTDNGPGKRTGLQAFIENSNVSIMAIPGVTDQTVQSSLIAFCENRSSCFAILDIPIDKKKVDEIAQFRDAYDTTYAAIYHPWLQMLDPLLKRTEFFPPSGAMAGIYARVDGDRGVHKAPANETVSGCTGLSCSYNDAEQDILNPIGVNLVRAFTGRGIRVWGARTLSSNGLWKYINVRRLFIYVEQSIKTNTNWVVFEPNAEVLWTRVRGTIESFLATCWRDGALAGTSPDQAYFVECGPTTMTQDDIDNGRLICNIGIAPVKPAEFVIFRITQKTATS